Sequence from the uncultured Flavobacterium sp. genome:
GCAGCACCTTTGAATAATGGGTTTCTGTCGATTTCAGCATAAAGTAAATCAGCTTTTGCATCGTTTAATTTCTCAACAGCAGCAACTCCGCCTTTAGCTTTAATCCATTGTAAAGTCAATAACGAAACATAAACAGCAAAAACAGGAGGAGTATTGTACATACTTTCTGCTTTAATATGTTTAGCGTAATCTAACATACTTGGAATTGTTCTTCCTGATTTCTCTAGGATTTCTTCTTTAACAACTACCAAAGTAGTTCCTGCAGGACCCATATTTTTTTGAGCTCCGGCGTAGATTAAGTCAAATTTAGAAAAATCTAAATTGCGGGAAAAAATATCAGAACTCATATCGCAAACAACAGGAATATTTGTTGCTGGAAAATCTTTCATTTGAGTTCCAAAAATAGTATTGTTACTAGTGCAGTGAAAATAATCAGCATCACTAGGAATTGTATAACCTTTTGGAATATGGTTGTAATTTTCTTCTTTTGAAGAAGCTACAACAACAGTTTCTCCAAAGTTTTTTGCTTCTTTTATAGCAGCAGTTGCCCAGGTTCCGGTATCTAAATAAGCGGCTTTTCCGCCTTCTTTCAATAAATTATAAGGAGCCATTAAGAATGCTGTACTTGCACCACCTTGTAAAAATAAGGCTTGATATCCTTTTCCTTCAAGGCCTAATAATTCTAAAGCAAGGGATCGAGCTTCGTCCATAACTGCAACGAAATCTTTGCTTCGGTGCGAAATTTCCAGAATAGAAAGTCCTGAATCATTAAAATCTAAAATTGCTTTTGATGCTTTCTCAAAAACTTCTTGAGGTAAGATACTTGGTCCTGCGCTGTAGTTGTGTTTTTTCATGGTTGTTGTTAATAGTCGAAAATTTTAAAGACGCAAATTTCGGCAATAGGAGCTGAAAAAGCGATAAATTATTCGAAATAATTGAACATTTTTTTACTTTGTTGTTAACAAAAACGTTATAGTATCTACGTTATCTGCATAATCCCACAAATGAGGATTTTGGGTTTGACCAAAAGAGGTGCTGTTTTTTACTAAATCATTGCTCACGATGCACTGAATTTGTTCAGCATCAGCTTCAAGACGCGTTTGTAAATCCTCGATATTTTCGTAGAATTCATAAAAAACGCTCGAAATAGGCGAGGCATAGCTAGAATCTTCTTTAATAGTTAGAAAACCATTGTCTAATAATTTGAAATTACTCATTAAGAATACAGCTTTATTATAATCATAATTATTAGCGTATTTCTCATAATGAATAACGTCCTGATATTTGAAAATTGCTTCAAAAAAAGCATCAAATGAATAGCCTTTTGGAACAAAAAGTTTTGAAACGTTACGACATCCTAAACCAAAATATCTAAAAATATCTTCGCCTAAATTTTCTAAATCTTCTTTAGTTTCTTTTCCGTTTAAAACGGCAGCCGAATTTCTGTTTTTTCGAATAATCGAAGGTTTATCTTTAAAGTAATATTCAAAATAACGGGCTGTATTATTGCTTCCTGTGGCAATTACGGTGTCGAAATTTTCCAGTTTGCCTTCCACGAAAGTGACTTTATCTTTTAAACTTTCATCAACAGCAATTAAATACTTGGCTAAAAATGGTAATAAATGCTGATCGTTTGAAGATGTTTTTATTAAAGCTTTATTTCCCGTTATCAAAACGGATAGGAAATCGTGAAATCCTACTAACGGGATATTTCCAGCCAATATTAAAGCGACTGTTTTTTCTTTTTTGTCTTCCTGAGAAAATTCAGTTGCATATTTTGAAAGCCATTTGTCAATGTTTTCTTCTGTTAAAGCGTCTGCCCATGATTTTATGGCAAAATACACTTGTTCAGGTGTATACCAACCATTATGAGATTGTGATAAATGTATCAGCTTTTCGAAATCATCAAAAAATAAATCGTTATGTAAAACATCCGATTTTTTAATTGTATCCTTTTCAGAGAATTGTTTTAAGAATTTCCCTAATTCAACAAAAACACTTTTTTTTGTTTCTAATGTCATAATGTTTGTTTATGAAGAGTTTTGATTGTAATTTTGCACAAAAATAAGCTATATTAAGTTATAAGACAAAGCAGAATAAAATCTTCGTATTATTATTTCTCAACTTCTAACTTTTAACTCGTAACCAAGAACAAAATGGCAATAATTATAACTGACGAATGCATAAACTGTGGGGCTTGTGAACCGGAATGCCCAAATACAGCAATTTATGAAGGAGCTGACGATTGGAGATATAAAGACGGAACAAAACTTTCTGGAAAAATAATTTTACCTGACGGAACTGAGGTTGATGCTGAAGATGCTCAAACTCCAATTTCTGACGAAGTATATTACATCGTTCCAGGAAAATGTACAGAATGTAAAGGTTTTCATGATGAACCACAATGTGCAGCTGTTTGTCCAGTAGATTGTTGTGTGCCAGATGATAATCACGTAGAAGATGAAGAAACCTTGTTGAATAGACAAGCGTTTTTGCACGGTGAATAACAGAAAATTTATTAAGAAGAATGCAAAAAGTATCGCTTTTCTTCTTGTTTATATTGTGTTTATTTACTTGAAAGTTACTAATCTTGACAATTATTATTTTTATGATGGAAAAGTAACAGGATTATATAAAGTAGTTAAAGATTATTCTTCAGGAGATCATGGTTCAGTATTAATTGGTAGAGAAATTCCTGAAATTGAGTATTATATAAACAATGATACAATAAAATGCGATCAGGGAGATTTAAGATTAATTACTAATTTTAAATTAAACGAAAAAATTACAGTTCTGGTTGATAAGGAAAATAAGTATAAAACTAAAATTTACAGTTTGTTTTATTATTGGATTGATTTTAATGAATTAATTCTTTTTTTATTTGCCTTTCTATTTGTCTTTGGATATATTAAGATCTTCATATAAATAAGTAAAAATCCTGAGTTCTGACACTCAGGATTTTTTTTGTCGCTT
This genomic interval carries:
- the serC gene encoding 3-phosphoserine/phosphohydroxythreonine transaminase codes for the protein MKKHNYSAGPSILPQEVFEKASKAILDFNDSGLSILEISHRSKDFVAVMDEARSLALELLGLEGKGYQALFLQGGASTAFLMAPYNLLKEGGKAAYLDTGTWATAAIKEAKNFGETVVVASSKEENYNHIPKGYTIPSDADYFHCTSNNTIFGTQMKDFPATNIPVVCDMSSDIFSRNLDFSKFDLIYAGAQKNMGPAGTTLVVVKEEILEKSGRTIPSMLDYAKHIKAESMYNTPPVFAVYVSLLTLQWIKAKGGVAAVEKLNDAKADLLYAEIDRNPLFKGAAAVEDRSKMNVTFLLNNADHTETFDALWKAAGISGLPGHRSVGGYRASIYNAMPIESVQVLVDVMKALETKV
- a CDS encoding acyl-CoA reductase, whose product is MTLETKKSVFVELGKFLKQFSEKDTIKKSDVLHNDLFFDDFEKLIHLSQSHNGWYTPEQVYFAIKSWADALTEENIDKWLSKYATEFSQEDKKEKTVALILAGNIPLVGFHDFLSVLITGNKALIKTSSNDQHLLPFLAKYLIAVDESLKDKVTFVEGKLENFDTVIATGSNNTARYFEYYFKDKPSIIRKNRNSAAVLNGKETKEDLENLGEDIFRYFGLGCRNVSKLFVPKGYSFDAFFEAIFKYQDVIHYEKYANNYDYNKAVFLMSNFKLLDNGFLTIKEDSSYASPISSVFYEFYENIEDLQTRLEADAEQIQCIVSNDLVKNSTSFGQTQNPHLWDYADNVDTITFLLTTK
- a CDS encoding 4Fe-4S dicluster domain-containing protein — protein: MAIIITDECINCGACEPECPNTAIYEGADDWRYKDGTKLSGKIILPDGTEVDAEDAQTPISDEVYYIVPGKCTECKGFHDEPQCAAVCPVDCCVPDDNHVEDEETLLNRQAFLHGE